A region of Massilia sp. KIM DNA encodes the following proteins:
- a CDS encoding phosphate ABC transporter substrate-binding protein produces MPHRILNLLGASLLALGAAADASAQLVVIVSARNPAPVLNSEQIAAIFLGQSARFPDGLEAVALDQRLGSQERNQFYQQLAGKTPALLKAHWSKMVFTGRGQPPREAADSAAVRRMVADNPSMIGYIDRDALDASVRPVLVLR; encoded by the coding sequence ATGCCGCACCGTATCCTGAACCTGCTCGGCGCTTCCCTGCTGGCCCTCGGCGCCGCCGCCGACGCCTCGGCCCAACTGGTGGTCATCGTCTCAGCGCGCAATCCGGCGCCGGTCCTGAACAGCGAGCAGATCGCCGCCATCTTCCTCGGCCAGTCGGCGCGCTTTCCCGACGGCCTCGAGGCGGTCGCCCTCGACCAGCGCCTCGGCTCGCAGGAGCGCAACCAGTTCTACCAGCAGTTGGCGGGCAAGACCCCGGCCCTGCTCAAGGCCCACTGGTCGAAGATGGTCTTCACCGGCCGCGGCCAGCCGCCGCGCGAAGCCGCCGACAGCGCGGCCGTGCGCCGCATGGTGGCCGACAACCCGTCGATGATCGGCTACATCGACCGCGATGCGCTGGACGCGAGCGTGCGTCCGGTGCTGGTGCTGCGCTGA
- a CDS encoding EAL domain-containing protein, translating into MTSLATPVLASGVPARRRRALSRWLGLGLETYVSLPLFALLLIVAAWFAVLQVIEAERAAARDAALDATRELVDTYEAQMARSLSGIDQTLRVLKYAVELNGPTRALPALQGQGLLPHGLVFQVAISDAEGRVVASNPRLGARDLSSTPWFAWHREADRGTPYVGQTSLNEQGEPHLHFSRRINDGAGRFAGVAVVAVDPAYFTSSYERSRQGERGLLGLAGLDGVARALRVGEQVSWGQRIDPGAAEAVVLRTIGADSEARYTGTRALNGFPLVALVGLSQCEQMNGFEQQRRAWLLGASAATALLVGVVSLVSAWSWQLAKARRRERRAQQTYAAASEASLDAFFVLRSLRGPDGAVLDFLIETANSRAEQLTGLSKEQMAGKQMSVILPAPLGASIFEDLAAVARDGVPREAEWLAHALPVPDRWLHRQVVPVEGGVVAIMRDITERKLTEQRIRHLAHHDDLTGLPNRSLLRDRLGQAIRDAERKGGAVGLAFIDLDGFKLVNDGLGHNAGDELLKVVGARMGSCLRRTDTLARFGGDEFVILLPDLSGDPMAITPLLERVRQAVTEPVLVEGQEVQVSSSIGVAFYPRDGADTNTLMMNADAAMYRAKELGNNNVQFYASEMNASVEEKLVLLEGLRAALDTCVDGYPGPCQFELLYQPKVDLRNGRLFGVEALIRWHHPEHGMVSPLRFISLAEESGLIVPIGEWVLRTACRQAQAWRAAGLPPLSVSVNVSARQFEEKRLVERIEGALRDSGLPPAALEVEVTESSIMRDLARSVDKMRELEAMGVSLSIDDFGTGYSSLSALKSFPISRLKIDKSFVRDLAESPDDQAIAMAVISLGHKLDLRVIAEGVETEQQREFLRANDCDEMQGYLFSRPVQAGHIAAMLAQASSVGGA; encoded by the coding sequence ATGACGAGCCTGGCCACCCCGGTCCTGGCTTCCGGCGTCCCGGCGCGGCGCCGCCGCGCGCTCTCGCGCTGGCTCGGCCTGGGCCTGGAAACCTATGTGTCCCTGCCGCTGTTCGCCCTGCTCCTGATCGTCGCCGCCTGGTTCGCCGTGCTGCAGGTGATCGAGGCCGAGCGCGCCGCCGCCCGCGACGCCGCGCTGGACGCCACGCGCGAGCTGGTCGACACCTACGAAGCCCAGATGGCGCGCAGCCTGAGCGGCATCGACCAGACCCTGCGGGTGCTGAAGTACGCGGTCGAGCTGAACGGCCCCACCCGCGCCTTGCCGGCCCTGCAGGGCCAGGGCCTGCTGCCGCATGGCCTGGTGTTCCAGGTCGCGATCAGCGACGCCGAGGGCCGGGTGGTGGCCAGCAACCCGAGGCTGGGCGCGCGCGACCTCTCGTCCACGCCCTGGTTCGCCTGGCACCGCGAAGCCGACCGCGGCACGCCCTACGTCGGCCAGACCAGCCTGAACGAGCAGGGCGAACCGCACCTGCACTTCTCGCGCCGCATCAACGACGGCGCCGGCCGCTTCGCCGGCGTGGCCGTGGTGGCGGTCGATCCGGCCTATTTCACCAGTTCCTACGAACGCTCGCGCCAGGGCGAGCGCGGCCTGCTCGGGCTGGCCGGCCTGGACGGCGTGGCGCGCGCCCTGCGCGTGGGCGAGCAGGTGAGCTGGGGCCAGCGCATCGATCCCGGGGCCGCCGAGGCGGTGGTGCTGCGCACCATCGGCGCCGACAGCGAAGCGCGCTACACCGGCACGCGGGCCCTGAACGGCTTTCCGCTGGTGGCCCTGGTCGGCCTGTCGCAGTGCGAGCAGATGAACGGCTTCGAGCAGCAGCGCCGCGCCTGGCTCCTGGGCGCCAGCGCCGCCACCGCCCTGCTGGTGGGCGTGGTGAGCCTGGTGAGCGCCTGGTCCTGGCAGCTGGCCAAGGCGCGCCGCCGCGAACGGCGCGCCCAGCAGACCTATGCCGCCGCCTCCGAGGCCAGCCTGGACGCCTTCTTCGTGCTGCGCAGCCTGCGCGGGCCGGACGGCGCCGTGCTCGACTTCCTGATCGAGACCGCCAACAGCCGCGCCGAGCAGCTGACCGGCCTGTCGAAGGAACAGATGGCCGGCAAGCAGATGTCGGTGATCCTGCCGGCGCCGCTCGGCGCCAGCATCTTCGAGGACCTGGCCGCGGTGGCCCGGGACGGCGTGCCGCGCGAAGCCGAGTGGCTGGCGCACGCGCTACCGGTGCCGGACCGCTGGCTGCACCGCCAGGTGGTGCCGGTCGAAGGCGGAGTGGTGGCGATCATGCGCGACATCACCGAGCGCAAGCTCACCGAGCAGCGCATCCGCCACCTGGCCCACCACGACGACCTCACCGGCCTGCCCAACCGCAGCCTGCTGCGCGACCGCCTCGGCCAGGCCATCCGCGACGCCGAGCGCAAGGGCGGCGCGGTGGGCCTGGCCTTCATCGACCTGGACGGCTTCAAGCTGGTCAACGACGGCCTGGGCCACAACGCCGGCGACGAGCTGCTCAAGGTGGTGGGCGCGCGCATGGGAAGCTGCCTGCGCCGCACCGACACCCTGGCGCGCTTCGGCGGCGACGAATTCGTGATCCTGCTGCCCGACCTGTCGGGCGATCCGATGGCGATCACCCCGCTGCTGGAGCGGGTGCGCCAGGCGGTCACCGAGCCGGTGCTGGTCGAGGGCCAGGAAGTCCAGGTCAGCTCCAGCATCGGGGTGGCCTTCTATCCGCGCGACGGGGCCGACACCAACACCCTGATGATGAACGCAGACGCCGCGATGTACCGCGCCAAGGAACTGGGCAACAACAACGTCCAGTTCTACGCCAGCGAGATGAACGCCAGCGTCGAGGAAAAGCTGGTGCTGCTGGAAGGCCTGCGCGCGGCGCTCGACACCTGCGTCGACGGCTATCCCGGCCCCTGCCAGTTCGAGCTGCTCTACCAGCCCAAGGTCGACCTGAGGAACGGCCGCCTGTTCGGGGTCGAAGCGCTGATCCGCTGGCACCATCCGGAGCATGGCATGGTGTCGCCGCTACGCTTCATCAGTCTGGCCGAGGAAAGCGGCCTGATCGTCCCGATCGGCGAATGGGTGCTGCGCACCGCCTGCCGCCAGGCCCAGGCCTGGCGCGCGGCCGGGCTGCCCCCGCTCAGCGTGTCCGTGAACGTGTCGGCGCGCCAGTTCGAGGAAAAGCGCCTGGTCGAGCGCATCGAGGGCGCGCTGCGCGACAGCGGCCTTCCGCCCGCCGCGCTCGAAGTCGAGGTCACGGAAAGCTCGATCATGCGCGACCTCGCGCGCTCGGTCGACAAGATGCGCGAGCTGGAAGCCATGGGCGTGTCGCTGTCGATCGACGACTTCGGCACCGGCTACTCGAGCCTGTCGGCGCTCAAGTCCTTCCCGATCAGCCGCCTCAAGATCGACAAGTCCTTCGTGCGCGACCTGGCGGAGAGCCCGGACGACCAGGCGATCGCGATGGCCGTGATCTCGCTCGGCCACAAGCTCGACCTGCGGGTGATCGCCGAAGGCGTCGAGACCGAGCAGCAGCGTGAATTCCTGCGCGCCAACGACTGCGACGAGATGCAGGGCTATCTGTTCAGCCGCCCGGTCCAGGCCGGGCACATCGCCGCCATGCTGGCGCAGGCCTCGAGCGTGGGCGGCGCTTGA
- a CDS encoding diguanylate cyclase: MRVLAFLLRLLAGSERSLRRMLQYWAATAVLYLVCIALLLVQVESGISEPAGAFWLTVFGGSGALLFYLLIRLSPRLRISTDQLAVSQAAFSLVCAAWAYAVSGPLRAAMLSMTVVIIAFCMFAARPRQTLALAAGAIACMGATMWWLATHDPLHFPPLTEAITFGYLSGALLSIAILTVEMSKLRAYLQHKKRELTEALETIRVLASVDELTALVNRRRMNEVLEEEQRRQPQGAGTCVALLDIDFFKQVNDRHGHAAGDAVLRHFAATARAALREQDVLARWGGEEFLLLLPDTRPADARLVLERMAARVHAMRVPGLEERRISFSAGLAARDPGETFADAITRADKALYRAKEAGRDRIEQA, translated from the coding sequence TTGAGGGTCCTGGCCTTCCTCCTGCGCCTGCTGGCCGGCTCCGAACGGAGCCTGCGCCGGATGCTGCAGTATTGGGCGGCCACGGCGGTGCTCTACCTGGTCTGCATCGCCCTGCTGCTGGTGCAGGTGGAATCCGGCATCAGCGAACCGGCCGGCGCCTTCTGGCTGACGGTCTTCGGCGGCAGCGGCGCCCTGCTCTTCTACCTCCTGATCCGGCTCAGCCCGCGCCTGCGCATCTCGACCGACCAGCTGGCGGTGTCGCAGGCCGCCTTCTCCCTGGTGTGCGCGGCCTGGGCCTACGCGGTGTCGGGCCCCCTGCGCGCCGCGATGCTGAGCATGACGGTGGTGATCATCGCCTTCTGCATGTTCGCCGCGCGCCCGCGCCAGACCCTGGCGCTGGCCGCCGGCGCGATCGCCTGCATGGGCGCCACCATGTGGTGGCTGGCGACCCACGACCCGCTGCACTTCCCTCCGCTGACCGAGGCGATCACCTTCGGCTACCTGTCGGGGGCCCTGCTCTCGATCGCGATACTGACGGTCGAGATGAGCAAGCTGCGCGCCTACCTCCAGCACAAGAAGCGCGAACTGACCGAGGCGCTCGAGACCATCCGGGTGCTGGCCTCGGTGGACGAGCTGACCGCGCTGGTCAACCGGCGCCGCATGAACGAGGTGCTGGAGGAAGAGCAGAGGCGCCAGCCCCAGGGCGCCGGGACCTGCGTGGCGCTGCTCGACATCGATTTCTTCAAGCAGGTCAACGACCGCCACGGACACGCGGCCGGCGACGCGGTGCTGCGCCATTTCGCCGCCACCGCGCGCGCGGCGCTGCGCGAGCAGGACGTGCTGGCGCGCTGGGGCGGGGAGGAATTCCTGCTGCTGTTGCCGGACACCCGGCCGGCGGACGCGCGCCTGGTGCTGGAGCGGATGGCGGCCCGGGTGCATGCGATGCGGGTGCCGGGGCTGGAAGAGCGCCGCATCAGCTTCTCGGCGGGACTTGCGGCGCGCGATCCGGGCGAAACCTTCGCCGACGCGATCACCCGCGCCGACAAGGCCCTGTACCGGGCCAAGGAAGCCGGCCGCGACCGGATCGAGCAGGCCTAG
- a CDS encoding TIGR00730 family Rossman fold protein: protein MKTIAVYCGASHGAHPLYADAARALARALVEHNIGLVYGGGKVGLMGVIADEVLRLGGEATGVIPKALMEREVGHAGLTRLFVVKDMHERKAMMSDLSEGFIAMPGGMGTLEELFEMVTWAQLGIHAKPIGLLNTNRFYDGLKAFVRHQCEEGFVKPEHEGLMAIEDDPDLLIRGLRERALPAAGADLEGEILRG from the coding sequence ATGAAAACCATCGCCGTCTACTGCGGCGCCTCGCACGGCGCCCATCCCCTGTATGCCGACGCCGCCCGCGCGCTGGCGCGCGCCCTGGTCGAGCACAACATCGGCCTGGTCTATGGCGGCGGCAAGGTCGGCCTGATGGGCGTGATCGCCGACGAGGTGCTGCGCCTGGGCGGCGAAGCCACCGGCGTGATCCCCAAGGCCCTCATGGAGCGCGAGGTCGGCCACGCCGGGCTGACGCGCCTGTTCGTGGTCAAGGACATGCACGAGCGCAAGGCCATGATGTCCGACCTGTCCGAGGGCTTCATCGCCATGCCGGGCGGGATGGGCACCCTGGAAGAGCTGTTCGAAATGGTGACCTGGGCCCAGCTGGGCATCCACGCCAAGCCGATCGGGCTCTTGAACACGAACCGCTTCTACGACGGGCTCAAGGCCTTCGTGCGCCACCAGTGCGAGGAGGGCTTCGTCAAGCCCGAGCACGAGGGGCTGATGGCGATCGAGGACGATCCGGATCTCCTCATCCGCGGACTGCGCGAGCGCGCGTTGCCGGCGGCGGGGGCCGACCTCGAAGGCGAGATCCTGCGCGGCTGA
- a CDS encoding TetR/AcrR family transcriptional regulator, whose protein sequence is MQQKAPRRTRERILELSLRLFNEFGEPNITTTVIAEEMNISPGNLYYHFRNKDDIVNSIFVQFEAEIERILTVPAGRRSNMEDVWLYLHLMFELIWRYRFFYRDLNDLLSRNRKLELHFKAILAHKIKVARQLCEDLRSEGSLEASDQQIAAMATNMVVVATYWLSYEYVRNPRKYSEQQAIADALARGCYQVLSMVGPYLRGDTRLLFEKLSEEYLKKLSAEARPGAEFV, encoded by the coding sequence ATGCAACAAAAAGCTCCGCGCCGCACCCGCGAACGCATCCTCGAGCTCTCGCTCAGGCTGTTCAACGAGTTCGGCGAGCCGAACATCACGACCACCGTCATTGCCGAGGAGATGAACATCTCCCCGGGCAATCTGTACTACCATTTCCGCAACAAGGACGACATCGTCAATTCGATCTTCGTCCAGTTCGAGGCGGAGATCGAGCGCATCCTGACGGTGCCGGCGGGGCGCCGTTCCAACATGGAAGACGTGTGGCTCTACCTGCACCTGATGTTCGAGCTGATCTGGCGCTACCGCTTCTTCTACCGTGACCTGAACGACCTGCTGTCGCGCAACCGCAAGCTGGAGCTGCACTTCAAGGCCATCCTCGCGCACAAGATCAAGGTCGCGCGCCAGTTGTGCGAAGACCTGCGCAGCGAAGGCTCGCTGGAAGCCTCGGACCAGCAGATCGCCGCCATGGCCACCAACATGGTGGTGGTGGCGACCTACTGGCTGTCCTACGAATACGTGCGCAACCCGCGCAAGTACAGCGAGCAGCAGGCGATCGCCGACGCGCTGGCGCGCGGCTGCTACCAGGTGCTGTCGATGGTCGGGCCCTACCTGCGCGGCGACACCCGGCTGCTGTTCGAAAAGCTGTCCGAGGAATACCTGAAGAAGCTGTCCGCCGAAGCGCGCCCCGGCGCCGAATTCGTGTAA
- a CDS encoding phasin family protein — protein sequence MSKKLAPPEDEEALAQAVRASAQQIWQAGLGAFAKAQAEGGSAFSRLVRDGTALQRYAREVEDATGTVGRAAERAKRRGTSSWNKLEQVFEERVALALQRIGAPAAAEVEALQRRVAELEAQVAELMAHAPAGPKGHR from the coding sequence ATGAGCAAGAAACTCGCACCGCCGGAGGACGAGGAGGCGCTGGCCCAGGCGGTGCGCGCCTCCGCCCAGCAGATCTGGCAGGCCGGCCTGGGCGCCTTCGCCAAGGCCCAGGCCGAGGGCGGCAGCGCGTTTTCGCGCCTGGTGCGCGACGGCACCGCCCTGCAGCGCTATGCGCGCGAGGTGGAAGACGCGACCGGCACCGTGGGGCGCGCGGCCGAACGGGCCAAGCGGCGCGGGACCAGTTCCTGGAACAAGCTGGAGCAGGTGTTCGAGGAGCGGGTGGCCCTGGCGCTGCAGCGCATCGGGGCGCCGGCGGCGGCCGAGGTCGAGGCCTTGCAGCGCCGGGTGGCCGAGCTGGAGGCCCAGGTGGCCGAGCTGATGGCGCACGCGCCGGCCGGACCGAAAGGCCACCGTTAG
- a CDS encoding response regulator: MARILIIEDNPANIELMSFLLSAYGHTPLTAPDGARGVAVARSERPDLVACDVNLPGMNGFAVLSALRAEPELAQMPVLAVTALAMAGDREQVLAAGFDGYISKPIEPESFVAELEAFLPAAQAAVAPGVLLVDDDGFMLGVLADMLAGQDYRVLSAASGAEALAVLEREPVAVVLADQAMPGMTGTALLAEVARRHPSTVRLILSGQTDLAEIEAATAAGIVDAHHAKPVSTASLRGYVEDALRLQRRRSGAAA, translated from the coding sequence TTGGCCCGCATCCTCATCATCGAAGACAACCCAGCCAACATAGAACTGATGTCCTTCCTGCTCAGCGCCTATGGTCACACGCCGCTGACCGCCCCCGACGGCGCGCGCGGGGTCGCCGTCGCGCGCAGCGAGCGGCCCGACCTGGTCGCCTGCGACGTCAACCTGCCGGGCATGAACGGCTTCGCGGTCCTGTCCGCGCTGCGCGCCGAGCCCGAGCTCGCCCAGATGCCGGTGCTGGCCGTGACCGCGCTGGCCATGGCGGGCGACCGCGAGCAGGTGCTGGCGGCCGGCTTCGACGGCTACATCAGCAAGCCGATCGAACCCGAGAGCTTCGTCGCCGAACTCGAAGCCTTCCTGCCGGCCGCGCAGGCGGCGGTGGCGCCCGGCGTGCTGCTGGTGGACGACGACGGCTTCATGCTGGGCGTGCTGGCCGACATGCTGGCCGGCCAGGACTACCGGGTGCTCAGCGCCGCCTCCGGCGCCGAAGCGCTGGCCGTGCTCGAGCGCGAGCCGGTCGCCGTGGTATTGGCCGACCAGGCCATGCCGGGCATGACCGGCACCGCGCTGCTGGCCGAGGTGGCGCGCCGCCATCCGTCGACGGTGCGCCTGATCCTCTCGGGCCAGACCGACCTGGCGGAGATCGAGGCGGCGACCGCGGCCGGCATCGTCGACGCCCACCACGCGAAACCGGTCAGCACCGCCTCGCTGCGGGGCTATGTCGAGGACGCCCTTCGCCTGCAGCGCCGGCGCAGCGGCGCCGCCGCCTGA
- a CDS encoding alpha/beta fold hydrolase, with translation MKPLSARAMLELVLALQALGALGIGLAVLYWLEASRWTALAAGLGSVVLVRAAINANNFRMAARCASPTPEEFRLRPLASLRLFLEEFAASMMYSSWHGVRGVARTRIYPECMLPPVLLLHGYGCNSGYWRRLLPRLEAARISHATLDMEPITGDIDGFARQVEEAVEALRCASGAGKVILVGHSMGGLVGRAWMRAYGTARLARLITLGSPHAGTGLAALGIGANARQMRRDGDWLRALGASETPASRALITSIYTHHDNIVSPQTSSELAGARNLAFGGVGHVALGRNPRVLDAVMDEIGRCAPVREGVGVSR, from the coding sequence ATGAAGCCCTTGAGCGCGCGCGCCATGCTGGAGCTGGTGCTGGCCCTGCAGGCCCTGGGCGCGCTCGGCATCGGCCTGGCCGTGCTCTACTGGCTGGAGGCCAGCCGCTGGACCGCGCTGGCCGCCGGCCTGGGCAGCGTGGTGCTGGTGCGCGCCGCCATCAACGCCAACAATTTCCGCATGGCGGCGCGCTGCGCCAGCCCGACGCCCGAGGAATTCCGCCTGCGCCCGCTGGCCAGCCTGCGCCTGTTCCTTGAAGAGTTCGCCGCCAGCATGATGTACTCGTCCTGGCATGGCGTGCGCGGCGTGGCGCGCACCCGCATCTACCCGGAATGCATGCTGCCGCCGGTGCTGCTGCTGCACGGCTACGGCTGCAACAGCGGCTACTGGCGGCGCCTGCTGCCGCGCCTGGAAGCGGCCCGCATCAGCCACGCCACCCTGGACATGGAGCCGATCACCGGCGACATCGACGGCTTCGCGCGCCAGGTCGAGGAGGCGGTCGAGGCGCTGCGCTGCGCCAGCGGGGCGGGGAAGGTGATCCTGGTCGGCCACAGCATGGGCGGGCTGGTGGGGCGGGCCTGGATGCGCGCCTACGGCACGGCGCGGCTGGCGCGCCTGATCACGCTCGGCAGCCCGCATGCGGGCACCGGGCTGGCGGCGCTCGGCATCGGCGCCAACGCCCGGCAGATGCGGCGCGATGGCGACTGGCTGCGGGCGCTCGGCGCCAGCGAGACGCCGGCCAGCCGCGCCCTCATCACCTCGATCTACACCCACCACGACAACATCGTCTCGCCCCAGACCTCGAGCGAACTGGCGGGCGCGCGCAACCTCGCCTTCGGCGGGGTGGGCCACGTGGCGCTCGGCCGCAACCCGCGCGTGCTGGACGCCGTCATGGACGAGATCGGGCGTTGCGCCCCGGTCCGCGAGGGCGTGGGGGTCTCGCGCTGA
- a CDS encoding GMC family oxidoreductase — MKKEEFIPDPIQAGLARGWTVVDAARLIEDRTMHADVVIVGSGAGGGISAEILARSGLSVIVVEEGGLKSSRDFGMREAEAYPALYQESAARKTRDKGITILQGRTVGGSTTVNWTSSFRTPPETLAWWRRHYALPEASPEALAPWFEMVERRLQIGDWQAAPNENNDILRRGAQQLGIPVGFIRRNVKGCWNLGYCGMGCPTNAKQSMLVTTIPAALDHGATLVTRARAQNFLIRGDHVEELLCHALAADGLRPSGRALRLRARHYVVAGGAINSPALLLRSSAPDPSGMLGKRTFLHPSVISAAFFPQRVEPWAGAPQSVYSDHFLHAAPIDGPLGYKLEAPPMHPVLLATVVSGFGPAHAALMREYPHMNGMLALLRDGFHAESAGGSVGLRADGSPELDYPLGEVFWEGARRGLLSMAEIQFAAGARAVHPVHEGARAYASWQEARREIAALPQRLHQTRVASAHVMGGCAMSGDERLGVTDPLGRYRGLDNLSVHDGSLFPTSIGANPQLSIYGLSALLASGLAATLSGRPAVALA; from the coding sequence TTGAAGAAGGAAGAATTCATCCCCGACCCCATCCAGGCCGGCCTGGCGCGCGGCTGGACCGTGGTCGACGCCGCGCGCCTGATTGAGGACCGGACCATGCATGCCGACGTCGTCATCGTCGGCAGCGGCGCGGGCGGCGGCATCAGCGCCGAGATCCTGGCCCGCTCGGGCCTGTCGGTGATCGTGGTGGAAGAGGGCGGCCTGAAGTCCTCGCGCGACTTCGGCATGCGCGAGGCCGAGGCCTATCCGGCGCTGTACCAGGAATCGGCGGCGCGCAAGACCCGCGACAAGGGCATCACCATCCTGCAGGGCCGCACCGTGGGCGGCTCGACCACGGTCAACTGGACCTCGAGCTTCCGCACCCCGCCCGAGACCCTGGCCTGGTGGCGCCGCCACTACGCCCTGCCCGAGGCCAGCCCGGAGGCGCTCGCGCCCTGGTTCGAGATGGTCGAGCGGCGCCTCCAGATCGGCGACTGGCAGGCCGCGCCCAACGAGAACAACGATATCCTGCGCCGCGGTGCCCAGCAGCTCGGCATCCCGGTCGGCTTCATCCGCCGCAACGTGAAGGGGTGCTGGAACCTCGGCTACTGCGGCATGGGCTGCCCGACCAACGCCAAGCAGTCGATGCTGGTGACCACCATCCCGGCCGCCCTCGACCATGGCGCGACCCTGGTCACCCGGGCCAGGGCGCAGAACTTCCTGATCCGCGGCGACCACGTCGAAGAACTGCTGTGCCATGCCCTGGCGGCCGACGGCCTGCGCCCGAGCGGACGCGCGCTGCGCCTGCGCGCGCGACACTACGTGGTGGCGGGCGGCGCCATCAATTCGCCGGCGCTGCTGCTGCGCTCGAGCGCGCCCGACCCCAGCGGGATGCTGGGCAAGCGCACCTTCCTGCACCCGAGCGTGATCTCGGCCGCCTTCTTCCCCCAGCGCGTCGAGCCCTGGGCCGGCGCGCCGCAAAGCGTGTATTCGGACCACTTCCTGCACGCCGCCCCGATCGACGGCCCGCTCGGCTACAAGCTGGAAGCCCCGCCCATGCATCCGGTGCTGCTGGCCACGGTGGTCAGCGGCTTCGGCCCGGCCCATGCGGCCCTGATGCGCGAGTACCCGCACATGAACGGCATGCTGGCGCTGCTGCGCGACGGCTTCCATGCCGAGTCGGCGGGCGGCAGCGTGGGCCTGCGCGCGGACGGCAGCCCGGAGCTCGACTACCCGCTGGGCGAAGTGTTCTGGGAGGGCGCGCGGCGCGGCCTGCTGAGCATGGCCGAAATCCAGTTCGCGGCCGGCGCGCGCGCCGTCCATCCGGTCCACGAGGGCGCGCGGGCCTATGCCAGCTGGCAGGAGGCCAGGCGCGAGATCGCGGCCCTGCCGCAGCGCCTGCACCAGACCCGGGTGGCCTCGGCCCACGTAATGGGCGGCTGCGCGATGTCCGGCGACGAGCGGCTGGGCGTGACCGATCCGCTGGGGCGCTATCGCGGCCTGGACAACCTGTCGGTGCACGACGGCTCGCTGTTCCCGACCTCGATCGGCGCCAATCCCCAGCTCTCGATCTACGGTCTGAGCGCGCTCCTGGCGAGCGGCCTGGCCGCCACCCTCAGCGGCCGCCCGGCCGTCGCGCTGGCATGA
- a CDS encoding twin-arginine translocation signal domain-containing protein translates to MGTSRRTFLKVGGLGAVLLAGGGAWYRATHPAAPHRFVLDGEARAALDAIAAALLAGALPAEPARRTQALAATIDGVHQAILGLPPATQKEIQDLFGLLALAPARRLLTGVSGGWERAEPAQVAAFLQDWRSHRLGLLRGAYQGLHALAMAAWYAQPASWETIGYPGPMKELA, encoded by the coding sequence ATGGGGACATCACGCAGGACTTTCCTGAAGGTGGGCGGCCTGGGCGCCGTCCTGCTTGCTGGCGGGGGCGCCTGGTACCGCGCCACCCATCCGGCCGCGCCGCACCGCTTCGTGCTCGACGGCGAGGCGCGCGCCGCGCTGGACGCGATCGCGGCGGCGCTGCTGGCCGGCGCGCTGCCGGCCGAGCCGGCAAGGCGCACCCAGGCGCTGGCCGCCACCATCGACGGCGTGCACCAGGCCATCCTCGGCCTGCCGCCCGCCACCCAGAAGGAAATCCAGGACCTGTTCGGCCTGCTCGCCCTGGCCCCCGCGCGCCGCCTGCTGACCGGCGTGAGCGGCGGCTGGGAGCGGGCCGAACCGGCCCAGGTCGCCGCCTTCCTGCAGGACTGGCGCAGCCACCGCCTCGGCCTGCTGCGCGGCGCCTACCAGGGCCTGCATGCGCTGGCGATGGCCGCCTGGTACGCCCAGCCGGCCAGCTGGGAGACGATCGGCTATCCCGGACCGATGAAGGAGCTGGCTTGA
- a CDS encoding DUF6058 family natural product biosynthesis protein: MELIHYLQHHFLTREQLLRAAGIEGARLDALQQAGSAPRPSYRLRLRIACESFFGPHGEEHGIDYYARGYAQWIAALPTTGEPFGLFAGRYRAALGALPLATDAGLGQEAHLREEWRHFLEGTYGLCTRSGLPEDIAAKEAAVRAIGALTAAEPVDLARLRVAVDLLDRASSPFAPHERARSSRRRLVDDLRARYGL, from the coding sequence ATGGAACTCATCCACTACCTCCAGCACCATTTCCTCACCCGCGAGCAGTTGCTGCGCGCCGCGGGCATCGAAGGCGCCCGGCTCGACGCCCTGCAGCAGGCCGGGAGCGCGCCGCGCCCGTCCTACCGGCTGCGGCTGCGGATAGCCTGCGAATCCTTCTTCGGCCCGCACGGGGAGGAGCACGGCATCGACTACTACGCGCGCGGCTATGCGCAATGGATCGCCGCGCTGCCGACGACGGGCGAACCCTTCGGCCTGTTCGCCGGGCGCTACCGCGCTGCCCTCGGCGCGCTGCCCCTTGCGACGGACGCCGGGCTCGGGCAGGAAGCGCATCTGCGCGAGGAATGGCGCCACTTCCTGGAGGGGACCTACGGGCTGTGCACCCGCTCCGGCCTGCCGGAGGACATCGCGGCCAAGGAGGCCGCCGTGCGCGCCATCGGCGCGCTGACGGCGGCCGAGCCGGTCGACCTGGCGCGCCTGCGTGTGGCGGTCGACCTGCTCGACCGCGCCAGCAGCCCGTTCGCGCCGCACGAACGCGCGCGCAGCTCGCGCCGGCGGCTGGTCGACGATCTCAGGGCGCGTTACGGATTGTGA